A stretch of Antennarius striatus isolate MH-2024 chromosome 6, ASM4005453v1, whole genome shotgun sequence DNA encodes these proteins:
- the LOC137597186 gene encoding protein FAM133-like, protein MSGFGLEDALDKKEEEVKKEKSQDTEWSFFGKKDKEKKEVDKSEKGHSDKKKSDEDGGGDGNASDSSSSSSSSSSSSSSSDEDK, encoded by the exons ATGTCTGGTTTCGGTCTGGAGGACG ctCTTgacaagaaggaggaggaggtgaagaaggagaagagtcAGGACACGGAGTGGAGCTTCTTTGGCAAA AAGgacaaggagaagaaggaagTGGACAAATCGGAGAAAGGCCACAGCGACAAGAAGAAGAGCGATGAGGACGGCGGCGGCGACGGGAACGCGTCGGActcgtccagctcctcctcctcctcctcctcgtcttcgtcCAGCAGCGACGAG GACAAATGA